A genomic window from Blastococcus saxobsidens DD2 includes:
- a CDS encoding acetyl/propionyl/methylcrotonyl-CoA carboxylase subunit alpha, which yields MQKVLIANRGEIAVRVARACKDAGLTSVAVYAEPDRDALHVRVADEAFALGGTTPGDSYLVIDKILDAAKQSGADAIHPGYGFLSENADFAQAVLDAGLTWIGPSPQAIIDLGDKVAARHIATRAGAPLVPGTKDPVGGADEVVAFAKEHGLPVAIKAAFGGGGRGLKVARTIEEIPELFDSAVREAVSAFGRGECFVERFLDKPRHVEAQVLADTHGNVIVVGTRDCSLQRRNQKLVEEAPAPFLTDEQRDRIHSSAKAICAEAGYHGAGTVEYLVGTDGSISFLEVNTRLQVEHPVSEETSGIDLVRQQFRIADGLPLEITEDPEPRGHSIEFRINAEDAGRNFMPAPGPVDRLEIPQGPGVRWDSGVETGGEVAGAFDSMLAKLIVTGATREEALQRARRALDELVVEGMPTVIPFHRAVVRDEAFTSEPFTVHTRWIETEWHNQVQPYAAAPAEQDEDAPRQTVVVEVGGRRLEVSLPAGLAAGGGAPAGAAAKPRRRGGGGGGAAASGDSLTSPMQGTIVKVAVEDGATVAAGDLVVVLEAMKMEQPITAHKAGTVSGLSAEVGATVTSGAVLCTIADPE from the coding sequence GTGCAGAAGGTCCTCATCGCCAACCGTGGCGAGATCGCCGTCCGTGTGGCCCGCGCGTGCAAGGACGCGGGGCTGACCAGCGTGGCGGTCTACGCCGAGCCCGACCGCGACGCGCTGCACGTGCGCGTCGCGGACGAGGCCTTCGCCCTGGGCGGCACGACGCCGGGTGACTCCTACCTGGTGATCGACAAGATCCTCGACGCCGCCAAGCAGTCCGGCGCCGACGCGATCCACCCCGGCTACGGCTTCCTCTCCGAGAACGCCGACTTCGCCCAGGCCGTTCTCGACGCCGGGCTGACCTGGATCGGCCCCTCGCCGCAGGCGATCATCGACCTCGGCGACAAGGTCGCCGCCCGGCACATCGCGACCCGCGCCGGCGCCCCCCTGGTGCCCGGCACCAAGGACCCGGTCGGCGGTGCCGACGAGGTCGTCGCGTTCGCGAAGGAGCACGGCCTCCCCGTCGCCATCAAGGCGGCGTTCGGCGGTGGTGGCCGCGGGCTGAAGGTCGCCCGCACGATCGAGGAGATCCCCGAGCTGTTCGACTCCGCCGTCCGCGAGGCGGTCTCCGCCTTCGGCCGCGGCGAGTGCTTCGTCGAACGGTTCCTCGACAAGCCCCGGCACGTCGAGGCGCAGGTGCTCGCCGACACGCACGGCAACGTCATCGTCGTGGGCACCCGCGACTGCTCGCTGCAGCGGCGCAACCAGAAGCTGGTCGAGGAGGCCCCCGCGCCCTTCCTGACCGACGAGCAGCGCGATCGGATCCACTCCTCGGCCAAGGCGATCTGCGCGGAGGCCGGCTACCACGGTGCCGGCACGGTGGAGTACCTCGTCGGCACCGACGGATCGATCTCCTTCCTCGAGGTCAACACCCGCCTGCAGGTCGAGCACCCGGTCTCCGAGGAGACCTCCGGCATCGACCTGGTCCGCCAGCAGTTCCGCATCGCCGACGGGCTGCCGCTGGAGATCACCGAGGACCCCGAGCCCCGCGGCCACAGCATCGAGTTCCGGATCAACGCCGAGGACGCCGGCCGCAACTTCATGCCGGCGCCGGGCCCGGTGGACCGCCTGGAGATCCCGCAGGGCCCGGGCGTGCGCTGGGACTCCGGGGTGGAGACCGGCGGCGAGGTCGCCGGCGCGTTCGACTCGATGCTCGCCAAGCTGATCGTCACCGGAGCCACCCGCGAGGAGGCGCTGCAGCGGGCTCGCCGCGCGCTCGACGAGCTCGTCGTCGAGGGCATGCCGACGGTGATCCCGTTCCACCGCGCCGTCGTCCGCGACGAGGCCTTCACCAGCGAGCCGTTCACCGTGCACACCCGCTGGATCGAGACGGAGTGGCACAACCAGGTCCAGCCCTACGCCGCCGCCCCGGCCGAGCAGGACGAGGACGCGCCGCGGCAGACCGTGGTGGTCGAGGTCGGTGGCCGCCGGCTGGAGGTCTCGCTGCCCGCCGGGCTGGCTGCCGGCGGAGGTGCCCCCGCGGGCGCCGCGGCCAAGCCGCGCAGGCGCGGCGGCGGGGGTGGCGGTGCGGCCGCCTCCGGCGACTCCCTCACCTCGCCGATGCAGGGCACGATCGTCAAGGTCGCCGTCGAGGACGGCGCTACCGTCGCGGCCGGCGACCTGGTCGTCGTCCTCGAGGCGATGAAGATGGAGCAGCCCATCACCGCGCACAAGGCGGGTACGGTCTCCGGCCTGTCGGCCGAGGTGGGCGCCACCGTCACCAGCGGCGCGGTCCTCTGCACGATCGCCGATCCGGAGTGA
- a CDS encoding PH domain-containing protein yields MPYPDRLLTDDEEVVRHLHPHGLTIFWPVVLFLLVVGGASFGAALVPPGPQQGMVRLGIVGLAGLLLVVLVVVPLLRWRTTHYVVTTHRLLFREGILARRGRDLGLSRITDVSYSQTLWERIVRSGTLTIETAGDGGATVLRQIPDSGGVQQLLAYMIEEDADRRAQEHAGYLRSDDDRPPADGWHSTAVL; encoded by the coding sequence GTGCCCTACCCGGACCGGCTGCTCACCGACGACGAAGAGGTCGTGCGCCACCTACACCCGCACGGGCTGACGATCTTCTGGCCGGTCGTCCTCTTCCTGCTCGTCGTCGGCGGTGCGTCGTTCGGCGCCGCGCTCGTGCCGCCGGGGCCGCAGCAGGGGATGGTCCGGCTGGGCATCGTGGGGCTGGCGGGCCTGCTGCTGGTCGTCCTCGTCGTCGTCCCGCTGCTGCGCTGGCGCACGACGCACTACGTCGTCACCACGCACCGGTTGCTGTTCCGGGAGGGGATCCTGGCCCGGCGCGGTCGGGACCTCGGGCTGTCGCGGATCACCGACGTCTCCTACTCGCAGACGCTCTGGGAGCGGATCGTGCGGTCCGGCACGCTGACCATCGAGACGGCCGGCGACGGAGGGGCAACCGTGCTGCGGCAGATCCCCGACAGCGGCGGGGTCCAGCAGCTGCTGGCTTACATGATCGAGGAGGACGCCGACCGGCGAGCGCAGGAGCACGCCGGGTACCTCCGGAGCGACGACGACCGGCCACCGGCCGACGGCTGGCACAGCACCGCGGTCCTCTGA
- a CDS encoding peptidoglycan recognition protein, producing MRVSRGVIVSLIVAGLLAVPVVSVTLGQGEPGRVVALDLQGVDTAVVAEAPGGLVVASAVEGNGSTGQAPGAPPEMMPTDAAPAVLTGKVSTDEFSAVGFTWDAASADGVVVQARVREEDGWTEWFAVPQSDDGPDAGTESARRAAGRSATELLVTAEADAIQIRADAATGTQPEGLKAVLVDPGEVAAAAIPVDSAGAAPGVISRAEWGGSTPTGDCAPEYASELKAAVVHHTAGSNDYTADRSAGIVRAIWLYHTSDTGRGWCDIGYNALVDRFGQIFEGAAGGLRRPVIGAHAGGFNTSTFGISALGTYSTVAAPAAMTDAISEMIAWKFAAAGIDPRGTTQLTSGGYTSKFPAGTKVTLPVIVGHRDVGQTSCPGDQLYGRMGSMRAQVAELVAAASRDLVRTVEDPTVFVVSGSSKYVVGDQATLSSLSPLGPVGFVSQQYLDRRTTVSRMSRVVLSPEGTVYFIDSGIRLPFGSCEQVADYGADCASLVRLEQSLVDAFHPGPPVTPVYRTTSGKAFYVTGGVKREVADDASLVAAGLPGHSVTLKESGLADLPYGVPVIRDGLVAQNRSSRAVAVVAGGAVTTVSEEVRVATAWSALPVRGLDDSSMRVLTIGSAPGAVVRESGGSRVFLLTEAGKRVLADPAMVSAGTPVIPAAALALLPDAAPVEAGTFVKGSGAGTVFALRAGQLRMVSSWAGLVALNGGGADPRILSIDQRVADVLPRGAQQLVPGGLVVAPRSSMVYLVNGVAELVPVGSFAVTDELGVSRVSRVSDSDVEAYALRSAPVSTVVECAGTRYLGLGGKLYRFGATAGTHYPALPVTSLDALTCAALPKAPGELTRFLRAGDGTIHYIDNGLKRAIPSYGQYQAMGGTVANTIQVSGYALSLIPTGPRWGEPSTATAAATPAPAPTSPSSPAPSTATGTATPAPAPTSPSSPAPTAEPAPDTTSPPSATSGVATPAP from the coding sequence ATGCGCGTCTCGCGTGGCGTCATCGTGTCGCTGATCGTGGCTGGCCTGCTCGCCGTCCCGGTCGTGTCCGTCACACTGGGCCAGGGTGAGCCCGGGCGTGTGGTGGCGCTGGACCTCCAGGGAGTCGACACAGCGGTGGTCGCCGAAGCCCCCGGTGGACTCGTCGTCGCGTCGGCCGTGGAAGGCAACGGGTCCACGGGGCAGGCGCCGGGGGCGCCCCCTGAGATGATGCCCACCGACGCGGCGCCCGCCGTACTGACGGGAAAGGTGTCCACGGACGAGTTCTCGGCCGTGGGCTTCACCTGGGACGCCGCCAGCGCCGACGGCGTCGTGGTGCAGGCCCGGGTCCGGGAGGAGGACGGCTGGACCGAGTGGTTCGCCGTTCCGCAGAGCGATGACGGCCCGGATGCGGGCACCGAGTCGGCGCGCCGCGCCGCGGGGCGCTCCGCCACCGAGCTTCTCGTCACGGCCGAGGCCGACGCCATCCAGATCCGGGCCGATGCGGCCACCGGGACTCAGCCCGAGGGCCTGAAGGCCGTCCTGGTGGACCCCGGGGAGGTAGCTGCGGCCGCCATCCCCGTGGACTCCGCAGGGGCGGCGCCGGGGGTCATCTCGCGCGCGGAGTGGGGCGGGAGCACCCCGACGGGGGACTGCGCCCCGGAGTACGCCAGCGAGCTCAAGGCTGCGGTGGTGCACCACACCGCCGGGAGCAACGACTACACGGCGGACAGGTCGGCCGGCATCGTGCGCGCCATCTGGCTCTACCACACCAGCGATACCGGGCGCGGCTGGTGCGACATCGGCTACAACGCCCTCGTCGACCGCTTCGGCCAGATCTTCGAAGGTGCCGCAGGCGGGCTGCGCCGCCCGGTGATCGGGGCGCACGCCGGTGGGTTCAACACGTCGACCTTCGGTATCTCGGCGCTGGGCACCTACAGCACCGTGGCTGCACCGGCTGCCATGACCGACGCGATCAGCGAAATGATCGCCTGGAAGTTCGCCGCGGCCGGCATCGATCCCCGGGGTACCACGCAGCTGACCTCCGGCGGCTACACCTCCAAGTTCCCGGCCGGCACGAAGGTGACCTTGCCGGTGATCGTCGGACATCGCGACGTCGGTCAGACGAGCTGCCCCGGCGACCAGCTGTACGGCCGGATGGGCAGCATGCGCGCCCAGGTGGCCGAGTTGGTGGCCGCCGCATCCCGGGACCTGGTCCGCACGGTCGAGGACCCGACGGTGTTTGTGGTGTCGGGGTCGAGCAAGTACGTGGTGGGTGATCAGGCGACGTTGTCGTCGTTGTCGCCGTTGGGGCCGGTCGGGTTCGTGTCGCAGCAGTACTTGGATCGGCGGACGACGGTGTCGCGGATGAGTCGGGTGGTGTTGTCCCCGGAGGGGACGGTGTACTTCATCGATTCGGGGATTCGGTTGCCGTTCGGGTCGTGTGAGCAGGTGGCCGACTACGGGGCGGACTGTGCGTCGCTGGTGCGGTTGGAGCAGTCGTTGGTCGATGCCTTCCATCCGGGTCCGCCGGTCACGCCGGTCTACCGGACGACGTCGGGCAAGGCGTTCTACGTCACCGGTGGGGTCAAGCGTGAGGTGGCCGATGACGCCTCGCTGGTGGCCGCGGGGTTGCCGGGTCATTCGGTGACGCTGAAGGAGTCGGGGCTGGCCGATCTGCCGTACGGAGTGCCGGTGATCCGTGACGGGCTGGTGGCGCAGAACCGGTCGAGTCGGGCGGTGGCGGTGGTGGCTGGTGGCGCGGTGACGACGGTCTCGGAGGAGGTGCGGGTGGCGACGGCGTGGTCGGCGCTGCCGGTGCGCGGCCTGGACGATTCGTCGATGCGTGTCCTGACGATCGGGTCGGCGCCTGGTGCGGTGGTGCGGGAGTCGGGCGGTTCGCGGGTGTTCCTGCTGACCGAGGCGGGTAAGCGGGTGCTGGCCGATCCGGCGATGGTGTCGGCGGGGACGCCGGTGATTCCGGCGGCAGCGCTGGCGCTGCTGCCCGATGCGGCGCCGGTGGAGGCCGGGACCTTCGTGAAGGGTTCGGGTGCGGGCACGGTGTTCGCGCTGCGTGCCGGTCAGCTGCGGATGGTGTCCTCGTGGGCGGGTCTGGTCGCGCTGAACGGGGGCGGGGCGGATCCGCGGATCCTGTCGATCGATCAGCGGGTGGCCGATGTGCTGCCACGCGGCGCGCAGCAGCTGGTCCCGGGTGGGCTGGTGGTCGCCCCGCGCAGTTCGATGGTGTACCTGGTCAACGGCGTGGCCGAGCTGGTGCCGGTGGGCTCGTTCGCGGTCACCGATGAGCTGGGTGTCTCCCGGGTGTCCCGGGTGTCTGACTCCGACGTAGAGGCGTACGCGCTGCGGTCGGCGCCGGTGAGCACGGTGGTGGAGTGCGCCGGCACCCGGTACCTGGGGCTCGGCGGGAAGCTGTACCGGTTCGGTGCGACCGCCGGGACCCACTACCCGGCGCTGCCGGTCACCTCGCTGGACGCGCTGACCTGCGCGGCGCTGCCCAAGGCGCCGGGGGAGCTGACCCGTTTCCTGCGCGCCGGCGACGGGACCATCCACTACATCGACAACGGCCTGAAGCGGGCGATCCCGTCCTACGGCCAGTACCAGGCGATGGGCGGCACGGTGGCCAACACCATCCAGGTGTCGGGCTACGCGCTGTCGCTGATCCCCACCGGTCCGCGCTGGGGTGAACCCAGCACGGCGACCGCGGCGGCCACCCCGGCCCCCGCGCCGACATCCCCCAGCAGCCCTGCACCCAGCACGGCGACCGGAACGGCCACCCCGGCCCCCGCACCGACATCCCCCAGCAGCCCCGCACCCACCGCCGAACCGGCACCGGACACGACCAGCCCACCGTCCGCAACCAGCGGAGTGGCTACACCGGCGCCTTGA
- a CDS encoding acyl-CoA carboxylase subunit epsilon yields the protein MSEDQRPLLRVVKGEPTAEELAALTVVVAAMSQRRTRRLPVPVGAWASYAAGHRRAVQPGHGGWRAAGSNA from the coding sequence GTGAGCGAGGACCAGCGCCCGCTGCTGCGGGTGGTGAAGGGCGAGCCGACCGCCGAGGAGCTCGCGGCGCTCACCGTCGTCGTCGCAGCGATGTCGCAGCGCCGCACGCGGCGCCTCCCGGTCCCGGTCGGCGCCTGGGCGTCCTACGCCGCGGGTCACCGCCGTGCCGTGCAGCCGGGCCACGGCGGCTGGCGTGCAGCGGGGAGCAACGCATGA
- a CDS encoding acyl-CoA carboxylase subunit beta, with product MSAAELESAGEHVPDDVDIHTTAGKLADFQRRVEEAVHAGSERAVEKQHAAGKMTARERIEALLDPGSFTEFDEFARHRSTNFGMAGKRPFGDGVVTGYGTVDGRPVAVFSQDVTVFGGSLGEVYGEKIVKVQDFAITNGCPIIGINEGGGARIQEGVVSLGLYGEIFQRNVHASGVIPQISLVMGPAAGGHVYSPALTDFIVMVDKTSQMFITGPDVVKTVTGEDVSLEELGGARTHNTKSGVAHYLGEDENDALDYVKALLSYLPSNNLDPLPAIEMAPVETVLPNALTDEDLELDAFIPDSANTPYDMHTVIEHVLDDGEFLEVQPLFAPNILIGFGRVEGRPVGIVANQPTQFAGTLDIDASEKAARFVRTCDAFNVPVLTFVDVPGFLPGTSQEWEGIIRRGAKLIYAYAEATVPKVTVITRKAYGGAYDVMGSKHLGADVNLAWPTAQIAVVGAQGAVGILYRKELAAAEDPDAKRAELIAEYEDTLANPYIAADRGYVDAVIPPSHTRVQVTKALRVLANKRQTRPPKKHGNIPL from the coding sequence GTGAGTGCCGCCGAACTCGAGAGCGCCGGGGAGCACGTCCCCGACGACGTCGACATCCACACGACCGCCGGCAAGCTCGCGGATTTCCAGCGGCGCGTGGAGGAAGCCGTCCACGCGGGTTCGGAGCGGGCCGTGGAGAAGCAGCACGCCGCGGGGAAGATGACCGCCCGCGAGCGGATCGAGGCGCTGCTGGACCCGGGCTCGTTCACCGAGTTCGACGAGTTCGCCCGCCACCGGTCCACCAACTTCGGGATGGCCGGGAAGCGCCCCTTCGGCGACGGCGTGGTCACCGGCTACGGCACGGTCGACGGCCGGCCGGTGGCGGTCTTCTCTCAGGACGTCACCGTCTTCGGCGGCAGCCTCGGCGAGGTCTACGGCGAGAAGATCGTGAAGGTGCAGGACTTCGCGATCACCAACGGCTGCCCGATCATCGGCATCAACGAGGGCGGTGGCGCCCGCATCCAGGAGGGCGTGGTCTCCCTCGGCCTGTACGGCGAGATCTTCCAGCGGAACGTGCACGCCTCCGGCGTCATCCCGCAGATCTCGCTGGTGATGGGCCCAGCGGCCGGCGGGCACGTCTACTCCCCCGCGCTCACCGACTTCATCGTGATGGTCGACAAGACCAGCCAGATGTTCATCACCGGCCCCGACGTCGTGAAGACCGTGACCGGTGAGGACGTCTCGCTCGAGGAGCTCGGCGGCGCGCGGACGCACAACACCAAGTCCGGTGTCGCCCACTACCTCGGCGAGGACGAGAACGACGCCCTCGACTACGTCAAGGCGCTGCTGTCCTACCTGCCGAGCAACAACCTCGACCCGCTGCCGGCCATCGAGATGGCACCGGTCGAGACGGTCCTCCCGAATGCGCTCACCGACGAGGATCTCGAGCTCGACGCCTTCATCCCGGACTCGGCGAACACCCCCTACGACATGCACACCGTGATCGAGCACGTCCTCGACGACGGCGAGTTCCTCGAGGTGCAGCCGCTGTTCGCGCCCAACATCCTGATCGGCTTCGGCCGGGTGGAGGGCAGGCCGGTGGGGATCGTGGCGAACCAGCCGACCCAGTTCGCCGGCACGCTCGACATCGACGCCAGCGAGAAGGCCGCGCGGTTCGTGCGCACCTGCGACGCCTTCAACGTCCCGGTGCTCACCTTCGTCGACGTCCCCGGCTTCCTGCCCGGGACGTCGCAGGAGTGGGAGGGGATCATCCGGCGCGGCGCCAAGCTGATCTACGCCTACGCCGAGGCGACCGTCCCCAAGGTCACGGTGATCACCCGCAAGGCCTACGGCGGCGCCTACGACGTCATGGGGTCCAAGCACCTCGGTGCCGACGTGAACCTGGCGTGGCCTACCGCGCAGATCGCCGTGGTGGGCGCGCAGGGGGCGGTCGGCATCCTCTACCGCAAGGAGCTCGCCGCGGCCGAGGACCCCGACGCCAAGCGCGCGGAGCTGATCGCGGAGTACGAGGACACCCTCGCCAACCCCTACATCGCCGCCGACCGCGGCTACGTCGACGCGGTCATCCCGCCGTCGCACACCCGCGTGCAGGTGACCAAGGCACTGCGGGTGCTGGCCAACAAGCGGCAGACCCGGCCGCCCAAGAAGCACGGAAACATCCCGCTGTGA
- a CDS encoding AMIN-like domain-containing (lipo)protein: protein MHQRCPSTRLHVLTVAVAGLLAAGCTGSGDSDGESGGTASPSGPTATSSQPAGTVEGREQEIPPPDASFPASTAEDSGDPQPGASEAGEAMQVAGVQLTHHDGYDRVVVDLSTPGVPFWTARYSEASSPVGDPVEIAGDAYLRLGLFTESHADRKVEPVRSESGVVAEVRATGSMGGYQEVLIGVRGGAAPFRAFALTDPGRLVVDIRAAG, encoded by the coding sequence ATGCACCAGCGCTGCCCGAGCACACGACTGCACGTCCTGACCGTCGCGGTCGCCGGGCTGCTGGCCGCGGGGTGCACGGGCAGCGGGGACTCCGACGGCGAGAGCGGCGGGACCGCCTCCCCGAGCGGGCCCACCGCGACGTCGTCCCAGCCGGCGGGGACGGTCGAGGGGCGAGAGCAGGAGATCCCGCCACCGGACGCGTCGTTCCCGGCCTCCACGGCCGAGGACAGCGGGGACCCGCAGCCAGGCGCGTCCGAGGCGGGCGAGGCCATGCAGGTGGCCGGGGTGCAACTGACGCACCACGACGGTTACGACCGCGTCGTGGTGGACCTCAGCACGCCGGGCGTCCCGTTCTGGACGGCCCGCTACTCCGAGGCGTCGAGCCCTGTAGGAGACCCGGTGGAAATTGCCGGGGATGCCTACCTGCGCCTGGGGTTGTTTACCGAGAGCCATGCCGACCGGAAGGTCGAGCCGGTGCGCTCGGAGTCGGGCGTCGTCGCCGAGGTCCGGGCGACCGGGTCCATGGGCGGCTACCAGGAGGTGCTGATCGGCGTGCGAGGCGGGGCGGCCCCGTTCCGGGCGTTCGCGCTCACTGATCCCGGACGGCTGGTGGTCGACATCCGCGCTGCCGGTTGA
- a CDS encoding exonuclease SbcCD subunit D, translating to MRLLHTSDWHIGRTLHGTDLLAEQEAVLGGLAAVVAEEQVDVVLVAGDVYDRAVPSADATAVLDRVIGRLLATGARVVLTPGNHDSARRLGTFSGLLSAAGLHVRAVTPRLDEPVLLADEHGEVALYGLPYLEPEVARHELGVPEARGHEAVLREAMDRVRADLFLRPGVRSVVLAHAFVGGGVASDSERDICVGGVDLVPARVFDGVDYVALGHLHRPQTLTPRIRYSGSPLAYSFGEAGQQKQAWLVELDAAGLAEVRPVPLPTPRPLSVLTGTLEELLADPGHAAAEEHFVSARLTDPARPADPMRRLQARFRFCVHLDWTGAGATGDAGSYQERMRGRSALDVAGEFVSHVRGVPASAAERELLARALGAADRAEVTR from the coding sequence ATGCGGCTGCTGCACACCTCGGACTGGCACATCGGCCGCACCCTGCACGGCACCGACCTGCTCGCGGAGCAGGAGGCGGTCCTGGGCGGGCTGGCCGCGGTGGTCGCCGAGGAGCAGGTCGACGTCGTCCTCGTGGCCGGCGACGTCTACGACCGGGCGGTGCCGTCGGCCGACGCCACCGCGGTGCTGGACCGCGTGATCGGCCGGCTGCTGGCCACCGGTGCCCGGGTCGTGCTCACTCCCGGCAACCACGACTCCGCGCGCCGGCTGGGCACCTTCTCCGGCCTGCTCAGCGCGGCCGGGCTGCACGTCCGCGCGGTCACTCCGCGGCTCGACGAGCCCGTCCTCCTCGCCGACGAGCACGGCGAGGTGGCGCTCTACGGCCTCCCGTACCTGGAGCCCGAGGTGGCCCGCCACGAGCTGGGGGTGCCGGAGGCGCGCGGCCACGAGGCGGTGCTGCGCGAGGCGATGGACCGGGTGCGGGCCGACCTCTTCCTGCGGCCCGGTGTCCGGTCCGTGGTGCTGGCGCACGCCTTCGTGGGCGGTGGCGTGGCCAGCGACAGCGAGCGCGACATCTGCGTCGGCGGCGTCGACCTGGTGCCGGCCAGGGTCTTCGACGGCGTCGACTACGTCGCCCTCGGCCACCTCCACCGCCCGCAGACCCTCACCCCCCGGATCCGCTACAGCGGATCTCCGCTGGCCTACTCCTTCGGCGAGGCGGGCCAGCAGAAGCAGGCCTGGCTGGTCGAGCTGGACGCGGCCGGCCTGGCGGAGGTGCGGCCGGTGCCGCTGCCGACGCCGCGGCCGCTGTCGGTGCTCACCGGCACCCTGGAGGAGCTGCTCGCCGATCCGGGGCACGCGGCCGCGGAGGAGCACTTCGTCTCCGCGCGCCTGACCGATCCGGCCCGCCCCGCCGATCCGATGCGGCGGCTGCAGGCCCGGTTCCGGTTCTGCGTCCACCTCGACTGGACCGGCGCCGGCGCGACCGGGGATGCCGGCAGCTACCAGGAGCGCATGCGAGGGCGGAGCGCCCTCGACGTCGCCGGCGAGTTCGTCAGCCACGTCCGCGGCGTGCCGGCCAGTGCGGCCGAGCGGGAGCTGCTCGCGCGGGCCCTGGGCGCGGCCGACCGCGCGGAGGTCACCCGATGA
- a CDS encoding biotin--[acetyl-CoA-carboxylase] ligase, with protein MPSSRWSDLTRPGLDAAALAAVLTRDSSLWRSVEVVDEIGSTNAALAARAGQGAVEGTVLVAEHQVAGRGRLERVWTSPPRAGLTVSFLLRPDVPVARRGWLPLLTGVALAESVREVTGVLASVKWPNDLLARDGRKLAGILAEAVTSPDSSGVVVGVGLNVSTSAAELPDTGTSLSVVTGGTVDRGPVLLAFLRAVERRYRGWAEALGDPVLSGLARDYLAWSSTIGSTVEVTLPDGSTLTGTARAIDWDGRLVVDGAEGTVELASGDVRHVRTRAAGA; from the coding sequence ATGCCCTCATCCCGATGGTCGGATCTCACGCGCCCGGGGCTGGATGCCGCGGCCCTGGCAGCGGTCCTCACCCGGGACAGCAGCCTGTGGCGCTCGGTGGAGGTCGTCGACGAGATCGGGTCGACGAACGCGGCGCTCGCCGCCCGCGCCGGGCAGGGAGCCGTGGAGGGCACCGTGCTGGTGGCCGAGCACCAGGTCGCCGGCCGGGGGCGGCTGGAGCGGGTCTGGACCTCGCCGCCGCGGGCCGGGCTGACCGTGTCGTTCCTGCTCCGTCCCGACGTGCCGGTGGCCCGGCGCGGCTGGCTGCCGCTGCTCACCGGGGTCGCTCTCGCGGAGTCGGTGCGGGAGGTGACCGGTGTCCTCGCCTCGGTCAAGTGGCCCAACGACCTGCTGGCCCGGGACGGGCGCAAGCTGGCCGGGATCCTCGCCGAGGCGGTGACGTCGCCCGACTCCTCCGGGGTCGTGGTCGGGGTCGGGCTCAACGTCTCGACGTCGGCGGCCGAGCTGCCGGACACCGGGACGTCGCTGTCGGTCGTCACGGGGGGGACCGTGGACCGCGGGCCGGTGCTCCTGGCGTTCCTGCGCGCGGTCGAGCGGCGGTACCGCGGATGGGCGGAGGCGCTCGGCGACCCGGTGCTCTCCGGGCTCGCCCGGGACTACCTGGCGTGGTCGTCGACGATCGGCAGCACGGTCGAGGTGACCCTGCCGGACGGCTCGACGCTGACCGGTACGGCCCGCGCGATCGACTGGGACGGGCGGCTCGTGGTCGACGGCGCCGAGGGCACCGTCGAGCTGGCCAGCGGCGACGTCCGACACGTCCGGACACGCGCCGCGGGAGCATGA
- a CDS encoding Maf family protein, which produces MSVDRRLVLASASPARLSLLRQAGLAPEVVVSDVDESAHSAPRVAETVSLLAAAKAADVAKRETDALVIGADSLLEFGGKPQGKPADAAEARDRWRRMAGRSGVLHTGQALFDVRDGAVVSRDVAVASTVVYFADPTPPEMEAYLATGEPLAVAGAFTLDGLGAPFVRRVEGDPAAVVGLSLTALRTQLARRGLAITDLWRR; this is translated from the coding sequence ATGAGCGTCGACCGCAGGCTGGTGCTGGCGTCGGCGTCGCCGGCCAGGCTCTCGCTGCTCCGCCAGGCGGGGCTCGCGCCGGAGGTCGTCGTCAGCGACGTCGACGAGTCCGCCCACTCCGCGCCGCGCGTCGCCGAGACGGTGTCCCTGCTCGCGGCGGCCAAGGCCGCCGATGTCGCGAAGCGGGAGACCGACGCCCTGGTCATCGGGGCGGACTCGCTCCTGGAGTTCGGCGGCAAGCCGCAGGGCAAGCCGGCCGACGCCGCCGAGGCGCGGGACCGCTGGCGCCGCATGGCCGGCCGCTCCGGCGTCCTGCACACCGGGCAGGCGCTCTTCGACGTCCGCGACGGCGCGGTCGTCAGCCGGGACGTCGCGGTGGCCTCCACCGTCGTGTACTTCGCCGACCCGACGCCGCCGGAGATGGAGGCCTACCTGGCCACCGGCGAGCCACTGGCCGTAGCGGGCGCGTTCACCCTCGACGGCCTCGGCGCGCCGTTCGTCCGGCGGGTGGAGGGGGACCCGGCCGCGGTGGTGGGACTGTCGCTCACCGCCCTCCGCACCCAGCTGGCCAGGCGCGGCCTGGCGATCACCGATCTCTGGCGCCGCTGA